A stretch of Chionomys nivalis chromosome 2, mChiNiv1.1, whole genome shotgun sequence DNA encodes these proteins:
- the LOC130870036 gene encoding disks large-associated protein 5-like — MPLSHFASRLRKDLSTEMIRTSIAHRKSLSQKENRHKVYERNRHFGLRDVNIPLEGRDLVNIPELPQSLAPEKATTNTKSEKMVLSDQRKQLLQKYKEEKQLQKLKEQREKAKRGVFKVGLYRPDAPGFLVTDNRSLKAEPEKAFPYTGRITRSKAKDHMEHTKIDSRNALQAARFGQKQTSEKKIPYKEKKAVQSVVPSGKMTGAAATQRTKQMTGAVPSATSKPVTRVAGENESERVGPGRGRPARKVDAKPDKVIPSKGASEENRVGPQSSVTSGTGQDRVFPAMGSLPRTVPAKARTVPAKAKQRNSFAPEHCVFQPPRGLKTYPVAPTCHRSDHALLTPWSPLKLDGSTIQDSANGLLVQKSVSVQQESNNLEQDLASPAACDEEHVLNQKEAPATNCSCLAVDGATSLGVAEGQVSQPQHDVPYFRTILQSETDRLTSHCLEWDRKLDLDIPDDAKDLIRTTVGQTRLLIMERFKQFEGLIDNCEYKRGEKETTCSDLDGFWDMVNFQVDDVNQKFNNLFKLEEAGWKNNNNSSKKVLRKKTVPVEANRTKQDDAGRMAARNRLAAIKNAMKARLKQEEHAPVAAVETPKEVDKIVFDAGFFRIESPVKSFSALSSERRSQRCGALIPASRVMSESGAAGDLQRQRRSLENPDPQSSKREGVNKTFSDTLESRSSRADDTWCPGERESSALDHAVNKINVEMDCFPAEVMNLPLPAGRVAGDTKQREARSDVEGVELQSTSQDVLMSDPEKSSPSPDASQEDSRVSQSEPLHRQLTSEHQLLDPPALSNASPCKQVESRQQGRARHISFGGDLIVFSPLRLRSQEHQQGF; from the coding sequence ATGCCTTTATCCCATTTTGCCAGTCGACTTCGGAAAGACTTAAGCACTGAAATGATTCGAACTAGCATTGCTCACAGGAAGTCCTTGTcgcagaaagaaaacagacacaagGTGTATGAACGAAATAGGCATTTCGGCTTGAGAGATGTCAACATTCCACTGGAAGGTAGAGATCTTGTTAATATACCTGAGTTGCCTCAAAGCCTCGCTCCAGAAAAGGCCACTACCAATACGAAGTCAGAGAAAATGGTTCTGAGTGACCAGCGGAAACAGCTCcttcaaaaatacaaagaagaaaaacagcttcAAAAATTGAAAGAACAGCGAGAGAAAGCTAAGCGAGGAGTATTTAAAGTGGGTCTCTACAGACCTGACGCCCCCGGCTTCCTCGTTACAGacaacaggagcttgaaagctgAGCCGGAAAAGGCTTTTCCATACACCGGGCGAATTACAAGATCAAAGGCCAAAGATCATATGGAACACACTAAGATTGATAGTAGGAACGCCCTTCAAGCAGCACGGTTTGGCCAAAAACAGACTTCTGAGAAGAAAATACCGTACAAAGAGAAAAAGGCTGTACAGTCTGTGGTGCCGTCAGGGAAGATGACCGGAGCAGCCGCTACTCAGAGGACAAAGCAGATGACCGGAGCAGTTCCGTCTGCCACAAGCAAGCCAGTCACAAGAGTTGCTGGGGAGAATGAATCTGAAAGAGTGGGGCCAGGTAGAGGAAGACCTGCCAGAAAGGTGGACGCCAAGCCTGACAAGGTCATTCCCTCTAAAGGTGCTAGTGAAGAAAATCGTGTGGGTCCACAGAGCAGCGTAACAAGTGGAACGGGTCAGGACAGAGTCTTCCCAGCCATGGGGAGCTTACCGAGGACAGTCCCTGCAAAAGCGAGGACAGTTCCTGCAAAAGCGAAGCAAAGGAATTCCTTTGCGCCCGAGCATTGTGTGTTTCAGCCACCTCGTGGGCTGAAGACCTACCCAGTGGCGCCTACGTGTCATAGAAGTGACCACGCCCTCCTGACGCCCTGGAGCCCTTTGAAACTAGATGGCTCTACAATTCAGGATTCAGCAAATGGACTCTTGGTACAAAAGTCTGTATCGGTGCAGCAAGAATCAAATAACTTAGAGCAGGATTTAGCGTCTCCGGCAGCCTGTGATGAAGAACATGTCTTAAACCAAAAGGAAGCGCCTGCTACAAATTGCAGTTGCCTTGCGGTGGACGGAGCCACATCCCTGGGAGTAGCTGAAGGGCAGGTGTCTCAGCCACAGCATGATGTGCCGTATTTCAGAACAATCCTCCAGTCAGAAACTGACAGATTGACCTCGCACTGCCTGGAGTGGGACAGGAAGCTGGACCTGGACATTCCTGATGATGCTAAAGATCTTATTCGCACAACAGTTGGTCAAACAAGACTCCTTATTATGGAAAGGTTCAAGCAGTTTGAAGGACTGATAGATAACTGTGAATATAAACGAGGTGAAAAGGAGACCACCTGTTCAGATCTGGATGGATTTTGGGATATGGTTAATTTTCAGGTCGATGATGTAAACCAGAAGTTCAACAACCTGTTCAAACTTGAGGAAGCTGGatggaaaaacaataataattcaaGCAAAAAAGTTCTCCGGAAAAAGACTGTGCCTGTTGaagcaaacagaacaaagcagGATGATGCAGGAAGAATGGCTGCTAGAAACCGCCTCGCTGCCATAAAGAACGCGATGAAAgcgaggctgaagcaggaagagcatGCCCCGGTGGCAGCCGTGGAGACACCAAAGGAAGTTGACAAAATAGTGTTTGATGCTGGGTTTTTCAGAATTGAGAGTCCTGTTAAATCATTTTCAGCACTTTCTTCTGAGCGTCGTTCTCAGAGATGTGGAGCGCTCATACCTGCCAGCAGAGTCATGTCTGAGAGCGGGGCTGCAGGGGACCTTCAGAGACAAAGGAGATCGCTGGAGAATCCTGACCCTCAGAGCAGCAAACGTGAAGGGGTCAATAAGACGTTTTCAGACACCCTTGAAAGCAGGTCCAGCAGAGCAGACGACACTTGGTGTCCTGGAGAGCGAGAGTCAAGTGCCCTGGACCATGCTGTAAATAAGATAAATGTAGAAATGGATTGTTTCCCCGCTGAGGTGATGAATTTGCCTCTTCCTGCCGGTCGAGTGGCCGGTGACACCAAGCAGAGAGAAGCACGTTCTGATGTGGAAGGCGTGGAGCTACAGTCTACCTCCCAAGATGTGCTGATGAGTGACCCTGAGAAGAGCTCCCCCTCACCAGACGCCTCCCAGGAAGACTCCAGAGTGTCCCAGTCAGAACCATTACATAGACAGCTCACTTCTGAACACCAACTTCTTGATCCACCAGCCCTAAGCAATGCCAGTCCCTGTAAACAGGTGGAGTCCAGACAGCAAGGTCGTGCCAGACACATCTCCTTTGGGGGTGACCTCATCGTCTTCTCGCCTCTGAGACTCCGCAGTCAAGAGCACCAGCAGGGTTTTTAA